The Sus scrofa isolate TJ Tabasco breed Duroc chromosome 4, Sscrofa11.1, whole genome shotgun sequence genomic sequence GGAGAACTAGAGAAGATCCTTGCTGAGGAAGATGGAGAGGCTCCAGGGTCAGGGTCTGTGAGGCCGACGCCCAAGGAAGAGGCTGAGTGTGAAGGGAAGGGGGGGGTTCCTCTACAGTcgctttgcttttgtttatttgggcctGAGCCCACCCATCTGAGCAAGACCCTAGATCACGGATggctttttctccacagccttaaCCCCACCTCTCCCGCCAAGGCCATCTCTTCAGGGCTACTGTGACTCTCGTGATGGAAGGACCAGTTTTATATAACCCAGGACCACCCAGTGACATCCCCTCACCTTTGCTGGATCCTATTCCTTATAAGCCAGTCACTAGGTGCAGCCCAGCTTCCAGGGGAGGGGGTTCCACGGGGGTGCGACCAGCAGGAGAGAGGGACTTAGGGAGACATTTTGGAAGCTGCCTCTTACAGTTACACACTTGCTGTCTGTCCCTGAAAATGTGCTCAGTGATTTTGATCCATTATCTTCTTTAGTTCATACTACCCTGATGAGGCAGATAAGGAAAGTGAAGGTTAGCAAGGTAAAGTAACATGTCTAATGTTACAACCCACCAGCATCAGGATTTGATTCTAGAATTGCTTCAAGTCATGTCCTAGGCTCCTTTCCAAGAATGAAGAGAGAAGACTGGAGGGGTTTCATGAGAAAGGTGatttctgtggttttcatttgttcttgAGAAAATCCTCCTGTTTCCTGTTTCCAATGCCCTAGGTGTCTGCCGCAGTGGGACCAATAGTGATGGAGGTCCTGCTCCTGGAGTTCAGGATTCTGGAGCTCCTGATCCTCTGCAGGGGATCCGAGGAGGTTCTGTGCTGTTTCCTTTGCCCAAGAAGCAAGACGCTGAGCTGGAGGAGGTCACGTGGGGCTTTGGTCCTGGGTCAGAGTACAGAGTCCTGCTGCGAGTCCGACCTGGGAAAGCTCCAATATGGGTGAGCCTCCAGGACGGGTACCAGCAGAGGGTCCATGTGCCCAACATGACGTCCCTGAAGATTGAGAACCTGACCCCCGAGGACAGTGGGCTGTACCGGGCTCGAGGCAGCTTCACTGGAGGAGTAGATTTTACCCAGGTTTTCCACCTCACTGTCTATGGTATGTGACCCCTGCCACCCTATCCCAGGGCGTATGTCCTTCTTCTAACCCTAGGAGTGTCACATAGGCCCCACACTGGTTGGAGGATTCATTCCAGACACCAGCCTTcagattctcttttctcccttgaaATGAGGGTACTGGGTTCACCGCAAATGGAGAGCAGAGCTGCGGGTCACGCTGGGGAGCAAATTGCTTCAGTGTTTTGGGAGAGGACAATGGAAACTTAagggaaaaggatttttttgCCATAATGTTCATTGTTCATTATAGGACAGAGTGTGTTTCATTTGTGCATTGGTTGTGTGTTGCTGTCGGAACAAATTGCTATAAATGAGTGGCATGggacaataaaaatttattattttcctgtgTGGTGGGTCAGAAATCAGACATGGTCTCCCTGGGCTTTCGAGGGGTTGGCAGGTCTGTGTTCCTTCCCAGATACTCCAGGGGAGACAAAGTTTCCTTGCTTTTCCGACTTTCTAGCAGTTGCCTGCACTCCTTGGCTCATGACCACCTTCTTCCACCTTCAAAGCTGGCAGTCACAGGACCAAATCCTTCTCACATTGTATCCCTCTGAGCTactcctctttctttcactttcaagCCTTTTTTTGTGGTGACATTGGGTCCCTCCAGATCATCAGAATCACCTCTATTTTAAGGGCAGCCAATGAACAACTGTAAGTCTCTCTGTCCCCTAATTCCGCCTTGGTCAtgtaacctgcatcttcataggcTTTGAGGATTATCAAGAGGGCATTCTTAGAGTGGCTGGGGGCCCTCGTCTGCCTCCCAGCATTTGGAAATTCATGTGTACTTAGTCCTTCCTGCCCCCTTGCCTCTTCCTGAGCACTGGCCTGAGGCCAGCTTCACCCACACAGACTCCCCAAATCCAGCTCTAAGAGTCTTGGTAGGTAGGGCAGAAAGCGTACATTGCACCACATAAAAGCAGTTAACCAACACTTTCTTGCCCTAAAGTTCCTACTGTTTGGAAAATATCTGCTATGAGAGTGTCTTTTGCAGCTTTAGGTTCCCGTGTGATTTGTGAGACTGGCTCCTTGATCTGTCACTTCACTTTGTGTCGACCTCAAGCTGAGTGGCCCATTCCACCCTTGGAGTTGTCATGCCTGGTCACTATGACCACATCTCTCAGAAATGGCTCTTCTTTGGACATCCAGTGCAGGCAGAGGTCAAGCTTCCACCAGGGCCTGCAGTTCCAGGTGTCATCTGAGCAGGAGAAGCAGGGCAAGGTCCTGGACCAGGTCAATTCCTTCATTCCAGACGTCTTCCCCCGCTAGGAAACACCCTGATTTCTCGCAAATAATGGTCCTCAAAGATGACCCagcatttagttttctttttcttctgtatttctttttatggccacacctgcagcatagggaaggtCCTAGGCTACgtgttgaattgaagctgcagttgccggtctacacgagagccaaggcaacaccacatccaagacacatctgcgacctacacagaagcttgcagcaatgccaggtccttaacccactaactgaggccagggatcaaacccacatcctcacacaccctatcaggttcctaacccactgagccacaaggagaactccagcATTTAGTTTTGTTATGGAAGAGTCTTAACACTTGCTCAGTCTAGGAGCTCACATAGGGCTTAActcagtgttttcctttcttaCAGTCACTTCTATATATTTGGGGTCTGTACCCACTGAGTTTTATCTGGAAAAGGCCCTCCCCATCCTGAGGGTGAGGATGCCAGAGCTTCAGTGAGATAATGGATGTGAAACCAAGAACCGTGACCTTCTCCACTCACGTGAGgctccattctttttccttcctgtccCAGAGCCTGTGCCCATTCCCCAGATCCTGGTCCACTCACCATCCATCACGCAAGGCTGGTGCAATGTCACCATTGAGTGCAGGATCTCATGGGGCACAGAGGACCTGAAGGTGACCTGGGAGGGCAAGGGCCTCCCCAGGCAGCTGGAGGAGAGAGTGACACTGGGACCAGCCCCCAATTCCTGGAACCTGGCTGTGCACCTGCCCCAGAGCCAGTCCTACACCAACATCACCTGTGTGGTCAGCAATGAAGTGGACCAGAAAACTGCCACCTTCGACCTTGGGAAAGTCTGCCACCTTGGGGAAGCCCATGGTGAGTGCACCTGCCACAGGGGAGGGGCACTCTCAGAGTTTGGGTGCAGTGGGATGAAGGTTCTGGGCTTTTCTCCCCACCGTGTTATTAGCACCACCTTCCAGGGGGTCACCCCATTCAGGAGCCTGGGCAGCccatccaggctgcatctgctgTTAAGTGTCTCAGTCCAGGCTCTCCTTTCCACCCCTTGCCCCTGCTGGTCCAGGCAGCAGCCTTCCAGCTCCTCTCCCCACACTCATTCCTCATTCATTGTGGTCTTTTGGAAAAGTAATCAGATGTGTCCCTGGCGGTTGTCATCTGTGGGATTTGACACAGTGACTCCCTGTGGGATTCAGGGCTCACACACTCCTCTGCCCACATTTCTGGGCTTCACACTGAGCTGCTTGCGTGGTGTTCCTGAATGTGTCCTGCTATTGCGAGCTTTTGAGCATCTGGTAATGCAGTTTCCTCCACCATCAGCCCTCTTGCCCCCGTCCTTCATGTCCTGACTTATTCCTATTGAAGGAGCCCCCAGCAGGCACAGCTACTTCCTGTGCATGAGACCTGTGTTGTCACCTGGACTCAGAAAGGCCCCTCTCTTGGTTTAAAATCGTGCAGGTGCCATCTTGACAAGTTAACTCACTTTGGAACTAGAGGCCCTGGGGTTTCATCTTCACAGGGCCCCGCAGGTGCTGGAGCCACCCTGCCCCAGGCATCACTCCCTAAAGGGGCAGTCATGGCCACCCCCCACGCATGGAACACGCCACTGACCTTGAGGTCCACAGACAAAGTAGCAATGTTCTGCTTATGGATCTGTCTCCTCTGTAGCCtgaaactccttgagggcagggccaggtctAGTTCTCCTTTGAATCCCTGTCCCAAGTGGGACATCCTGCAAAGTGGTTCATGGTGTTGCCTTGAATGGAAGAATGGCCTGGTCCCCTGTGTGCAGTCTTGCCCCTCTAGCCCAGCCTATAGCAGCTGCTGGGGGGATGTGATGTGTCAGCATCACTTAAAACCTTGTATTACCCTCTTCTGGGGCCCAAACTGGAGTCTCAGATGAAGGTCAACACTCAGCATGACCCTTAAGACCCTGTGGAAAAAGACTCGTCCTCCCTCTGATCCTCTTCAGCCAGCTCCTCCCTGCCACAGTGAGGTGATGGCAATTCTAAGGCCGATGGTTTGCCACAGCCATTGCCTGAACGTGGAGCTCCTCCTTCCCAGAATGCAGTCCTCAACCTGAATACCTAGTAAACTCCTACTCCTCCCTCAAGACTCAGTTTTACACATCACCTCCTCTAGAAAGCCCTCCCTGAAGACCTGTGTACGGGTGGAAACCTCTATTGCATGGCAGTCTCTCTGGCTGGTAGACATTGGTATTTTCTCAGTGTTCTCTCTTGTTCCTTCCAGTCTCCCTGAACTCAAGCAGGAGCTCAGGAGGAGGTTGACTGAATGAACCTGCCAAGCTCCTCCCTCTTCAGCTTCTGAACCAGGACCCTTCAGACCTCTCCACGTGCTCGCTCGCTCTCTTTCCCCTTGGCAATGGGCATCTCAAGTTCTGTCTGGCCTTAATGTTCTTCATTCTCTCCGTGTGAGGGAAACAGGTTCACTTGGAGAGGCGATTGTTGTTTCCCTACGAGGCATCCTAGGGTCTGTCGTGGTCATGGTGTTGGTCCTCAGAGGTGGACTGTACCTTTGGAAGGTAcacaggaagaagaagaagatggagaCTGCAAGAGGCAGGTGGCacttctccttcctgccccagtTACTTCCCCTCCCCCAATGGACCCTTGGCGCCCTTCCTCCTGCATTTGCTGCTCAAGGAATATCTGTGCACAGGGGATGATGGCATTGTTCTTGACCTTAGAGTTCATAGCAGTGGGGGGAGGGTACAAGTTTCCCAGGCCCCAATTAAAGCTCCACTCTGTGTGTGACTCAGGAGCAGGATCGCAAGAGGACTACAGGGTCCGTGATTGTGACATCTAGAGTGCAGAACTGAGCCAGCAGGAGTCTCTTGAGGTGAGATGTACCCAGTGAGTACTGGGCACTGTGCCCAACCTGTGCTCTCCTGGTTCCCTCACTGCCCAGGCCTGGGTTTGTCTAACTCACGCATTGCTGTTTTTATTCCTCCTGCCACTTTAACTCTTTCTGGACAATACACTGTTAAACTAAGAGGATTTAATGCTGGGACCAGTGTATAGACCTGTGGAATTCTCCAGCATCCTGGCATATTGGACAGATGCCAACCTTTGTTGAGTTGGTGATGGATAGGCCTGTATTCAGATGTGCTTAGTTTGCCATAATGTTCCCTTTCTATTCCAGGGTCCTACCCAGGACACCACCTTACCTGCAGGTGCTATGTCTCCTGAACTCTTCTTGGCAGTTTCTCAGACTCATTTTAAAGAATACCAGCTAGGAGTTTTTTAAATGTCCTCAGTGAAGATTTGTTTGCTGTTTCTCTCATGATTAAACTGGAATTCTTTTTGAAGAAATCCACAGAGGTAAAGTGTCATTTAAATCACCTATCAAGGGTACATAATATCAATATAACTTATCCGATGGTGACCTTGACCTTGATGACCTGGCCAAAGGGAGTGTTTGTCAGGCTCATTCATTATGATGTtattttccccctcccccctttccacACGCTTCTCACTGGAAGGAAGTCGTTACGTGCAGTCCACACTTAAGCGGTGAAGGTTGTGCTTCTGTCCTTGAGGGTGGAGCATTTACACACATACCTACTTGCTACATTTCTACTACTTGCTAGAGTCGCCTGAGTGAGGATGAAAGAAGTAATGCACACCAAGTGCTTAGTCTCAGTGCCTTGTATGGAGTAAGAACTCAATAAAATATGCCAGGGAGCCCTTGGTCAGGATTAAGCATATGCAACAGACCTCTGAGGTACAAAAGGCCTATTCAGATACATGCAGATACATTTTATTAGAATAGTAGATTTTGGCCTTTGATGTGGACAGCTCTAGGATTTGGGTCAGAAATATTTCCAAGCCCCAAATGTAGCAACACCTGGGTGGAGCAGTGAGTGGCAGTTATTTTTCCCAGGTGTGGGTGGAAGTATTGCTCTATTGCTCAGATTCTGATCAGTGAGTTTTCCTAGATCTGCCGATCCTACAGAGAATGGATGTGGACTTGCCTCGGCTCCTCCACGAATCTTCCAGGCAAATGGCCCAGAGTTGAACAGAGCAGTGGAATAGTTACATTATTCTAATGGACAAAGGGTAGCTCTCTCCCCTACCCTTTCTACCTCATCAGGGTAGCTCTGATGTGAATCAGAGGAAGAACTAAATAGATGGGTGGGCTGAGTTCCTAGGAGAGCATCTCTGGGAGGGAGAGGTTCTTCTACCATTCATGGAGATGTTTTAAAGCGTTTGGCAACAGATGCCAGCATCACTTTTGAGATCCCCTGGCCTCTGAAGACCTGTTGGGGAAACAccatacactttctttttttttttttttttttttaggtctgaacccacagcatatggaggttcccaggctaggggtcgaatcagagcagtagctgccagcctatgccacagccacagcaacgagggatctgagtcaacctacaccacagctcatggcaacactgaatccttaacccactgagcagggctagggaatgaatttgcatcctcatggatactagtcagaacctgctgagccacaatgggaactcccaccaactACTTCTTGAGGGAGCTGGTATCTCAAATAATGATATGGCAAGAACAGCTGCTCTCCCTAAATGGACCCCCAAATGGGATGGACGGGCCTCGGTCTCATTGTTACACTTGTCTCTGATTGCTGTTTTGGTTGGTGAGATCAGTTGTAAGAATGTCATACACTCAAAATTCCACCCCAGAGACGCAACCCTAGGGTCCAACATCTACTTGATTACCCATGTTATGGACTAAATTGTCTTCCCCAATTTATAGGTCGAATCCTTAATCCCCAGTGTGAATGTATTTTGAGAAAGGGCCTTAAGGAGGTCATTCGGGTTATCTGAgatcaaaggaataaaaaagaaacagactcacagacagagagaacataCTAGTGGCTACCAGTGGGGCTAGAGATATGGGGATGGGCCCTATAGGGGTAGGGAGATAAAGAGAtacaaactcagagttcctgttgtggctcagtggaaacaaatctgactagcatccatgaggatgcaggttcaatccctggcctcagttagtgggttaaggatctggcacgttgccatgagctgtgatgtaggtcaaagacatggcttggatcctgcattgctgtggctgtggagtaggctggcagctatagctctgatttgacccctagcctgggaatctccatatgctgtgagtacacccctaaaaggacaaaaaaaaaaaaaaaaaaaaaagagagagagagttacaAACTCCTATGTTTAAAATAAGTAAGCTACAAGGATCTAATTTACAACACAGGTATTATAGCTAATACTTTACCATAGCTATAAGTgggaaataacctttaaaaattatgaatcaccatgtttcatgttgtacacctgaaacatataatattatacattcaCCATacctgaattaaaaataaaataaaataggagttcccattctggctcagtgggttaagaacctgacatagtgtctatgaggatttgggttcaattcctggccttgctcagtgtgttaaggatcaagCATCGATGCAACctgctgtgtaggtcgaagatgaggctcacagacagtgttgctgtggctatggtgtaaaccgcagctgcagttccaattcgacccctaagctgggaccttccatatgccacaggattgggcttccaaaaaaaaaaaaaaagcattattatgaaaaaaattatattgaatattCATTGAGAAATAGAGTTCTCAAGGGCACAAAGAGGAGAAGATGCCAGggcaccctctctctctctcctctcttcctgcaCAGGGAAGAGGTCATGTGAGCACAGTGAGAAGGTGCCCAGGAAGTGAGGGTTTACCAGAAATCAACActcttggcaatttttttttttttctttttaaggccacacctgtagcatagggaagttcccaggctcggggtcaaattggagctgcagctgtcagcctacaccacagccatagcaatatgggatctgagcctcgtctgtgacctacaccaccgctcccagcaatgctgggtccttagcccactgaatggagccagcgatggaacccggatcctcatggatactagttgggttccttacccactaagccacaacagaaactcccaacaCGGATTgcatctttattttgaaattctagCTTCCACcgtgtgagaaaataaatgcctgttatttaagccactcaCTTTGTGGTATTTTGcaatggcagcctgagctgactgaTAAACCTCATGTTGTTTTCTACTACACgtgtgaaatattttcctttcttgctttgtGATCTGTTTGTTCCTGTCCTCTGGCCACACTATGAAATATACTCTGTTTATGCATTTGCTTTGGTAGAAAGGCATTTCTTTCTGATGAGTGAAGAATCCAGCGTTTATAGGGGTTGGTGCGTTATTGATACACATTACGTTTTTGTTTCCTTGTAAGCGAGCTTCAGAGgctcaaatttaaaatgtagaaaggagttGGTGAAGGAATGAGGGTCTCTCctcagttgtttttgttttctgtccccAAGGATAGTCTTCCTTTTTCAAAGGAACTTAGGAAAATGTGCCACAAGGGGGCGCTCCTGGAAACCTGGTCTCATGAAAACCAAGCATTTGTAAGAGGAAGCAGGTCCTGGAGAAGGGATTCTGGAAAAGAGGAGTGTTGTTGAACCTTTGTGGCCTCCCTGGGCGCATGCACAGGACCCCACTTACTAAACCCAGAGACGCCTGAGGTAGAAACACATCCCCAGTGATGTGACAACTTGCAGGCTCACAGAAGTTCAGGTATTTGTCCAGAGCCTCCCAGGTAATAAGTAAGAAAGATGAGATTCAGACttaataagtaaataagacaTGGCTCTGGCTCATCAGGGAGATTTATGACCTGAAGGGCACTGGTCAGCACACAAGCAACTCTAGACATTGTGTGTCCTTGGAACTGGGGTCACACACAGAAATGTGCCCACCAGAGAGGTGTTTCCAGTTGGGTCAGGAAGTTTCAGGAAGTTCCCAATGTGGGAGAAATAGCTCCCACCCTGACCATCATGGGGTCCGTGCCCCTCAAACCCTTTTGTTGTTGGGGAGAGAACTTGTTTAGGGGGCAGGGGTGTCTAGGATCCCAGACTGAgaagactcttttatttttaaaatctctttgtcttttttaggggcgcattcaaggcac encodes the following:
- the LOC100152036 gene encoding SLAM family member 9-like: MGPCSGNPHLRWASRLLGLLSLLFSVCRSGTNSDGGPAPGVQDSGAPDPLQGIRGGSVLFPLPKKQDAELEEVTWGFGPGSEYRVLLRVRPGKAPIWVSLQDGYQQRVHVPNMTSLKIENLTPEDSGLYRARGSFTGGVDFTQVFHLTVYEPVPIPQILVHSPSITQGWCNVTIECRISWGTEDLKVTWEGKGLPRQLEERVTLGPAPNSWNLAVHLPQSQSYTNITCVVSNEVDQKTATFDLGKVCHLGEAHGSLGEAIVVSLRGILGSVVVMVLVLRGGLYLWKVHRKKKKMETARGAGSQEDYRVRDCDI